In the Corythoichthys intestinalis isolate RoL2023-P3 chromosome 12, ASM3026506v1, whole genome shotgun sequence genome, one interval contains:
- the LOC130927150 gene encoding triple functional domain protein-like isoform X2 — translation MVTSTLERQMDIHPATADALDEKKEKSENIYLGEMLTKEEEIPPGIANLKHVIFGNITDLYEFHHSIFLKDLEKYEHIPEDVRKCFITWADKFQLYVEYCKNNEESTRLIMEHAVDYFHNIQQKHGLAHSVNSYLLKPVQRITKYPLLLKEPNINCRRDIHDITH, via the exons ATGGTGACCAGCACATTGGAGCGCCAAATGGACATCCATCCTGCCACTGCGGACGCCCTCgacgagaagaaagaaaaatctGAAAAT ATTTACTTGGGGGAGATGTTGACAAAGGAGGAAGAGATCCCTCCAGGAATCGCCAATCTGAAGCATGTCATCTTTGGGAACATTACGGACCTGTATGAATTCCATCACAG CATCTTTCTCAAAGACCTGGAAAAATATGAACACATCCCCGAGGATGTCAGAAAGTGCTTTATCACATGG GCTGATAAATTCCAGTTGTATGTGGAATACTGCAAGAACAACGAAGAATCCACTCGGCTCATCATGGAGCATGCTGTGGACTATTTTCAT AACATTCAGCAGAAACACGGACTGGCACACTCAGTCAACTCctacctgctgaagccagtgcagagAATAACGAAATATCCACTCCTGCTAAAG gaACCCAACATAAATTGCAGGAGAGACATTCACGACATAACACACTAG
- the LOC130927150 gene encoding triple functional domain protein-like isoform X1, with the protein MVTSTLERQMDIHPATADALDEKKEKSENIYLGEMLTKEEEIPPGIANLKHVIFGNITDLYEFHHSIFLKDLEKYEHIPEDVRKCFITWADKFQLYVEYCKNNEESTRLIMEHAVDYFHNIQQKHGLAHSVNSYLLKPVQRITKYPLLLKVWGVFFFFFFLIFFYF; encoded by the exons ATGGTGACCAGCACATTGGAGCGCCAAATGGACATCCATCCTGCCACTGCGGACGCCCTCgacgagaagaaagaaaaatctGAAAAT ATTTACTTGGGGGAGATGTTGACAAAGGAGGAAGAGATCCCTCCAGGAATCGCCAATCTGAAGCATGTCATCTTTGGGAACATTACGGACCTGTATGAATTCCATCACAG CATCTTTCTCAAAGACCTGGAAAAATATGAACACATCCCCGAGGATGTCAGAAAGTGCTTTATCACATGG GCTGATAAATTCCAGTTGTATGTGGAATACTGCAAGAACAACGAAGAATCCACTCGGCTCATCATGGAGCATGCTGTGGACTATTTTCAT AACATTCAGCAGAAACACGGACTGGCACACTCAGTCAACTCctacctgctgaagccagtgcagagAATAACGAAATATCCACTCCTGCTAAAGGTatggggagttttttttttttttttttttttaatatttttttatttttaa